The following proteins are encoded in a genomic region of Nicotiana sylvestris chromosome 4, ASM39365v2, whole genome shotgun sequence:
- the LOC138890344 gene encoding uncharacterized mitochondrial protein AtMg00860-like, which translates to MQILNERQLYTKLCKCEFWLSEVAFLGHIVSAEGVKVDPSKIQAIVGWKLPKTPTEIRSFLSLAGYYRRFVKDFSIIASPLTKLLGKDTKFVWDDKCQESFKKLKSLLTKAPILSFPAKGKIMWYTMMHLTVAWVQEAQKLDEKLVKWVEEVQNGRESDFSLKKDGTLFYKNRLCVPNDDELRKKILIETHCTPYAMHPGEIQGLHADFGLACKKLWVPG; encoded by the exons ATGCAAATTCTGAATGAGAGGCAACTCTACACGAAACTTtgcaaatgtgaattttggctgagtGAAGTGGCTTTTTTGGGGCATATTGTATCAGCTGAAGGTGTAAAGGTTGATCCTAGTAAGATTCAAGCTATTGTTGGTTGGAAACTCCCTAAAACTCCAACTGAGATAAGAAGTTTCTTGAGTTTAGCAGGATACTACAGGAGGTTTGTGAAGGACTTCTCTATTATAGCTTCTCCTTTGACCAAACTTTTGGGGAAAGATACCAAGTTTGTATGggatgacaagtgtcaagagagcTTTAAAAAGCTCAAATCCTTGTTGACAAAAGCTCCAATACTTTCTTTTCCAGCTAAGGGAAAGATTATGTGGTATACAATGATGCATCTCACTGTGGCttgg GTCCAAGAAGCGCAGAAGTTAGATGAGAAGCTTGTGAAATGGGTTGAAGAAGTCCAAAATGGAAGAGAATCAGATTTTTCATTAAAGAAAGATGGTaccttattttataaaaataggctGTGTGTTCCTAATGATGATGAATTGAGGAAGAAGATCTTGATTGAAACACATTGTAcaccttatgcaatgcatcctGGAG AGATCCAAGGTTTGCATGCAGATTTTGGTCTAGCTTGCAAGAAGCTTTGGGTTCCAGGTTGA